The genomic window aaagacaaagacgTATTAGACTCAGTGGTaagtttaaagatttgtaacatcagaaatgtggactttcccgcagaagagcttgactcattttgacaaaaagaaattaaaaaatggataaattaaattagatcaAACGTTTGTGGCAATTTAAGGTCCAGGGTATAGGATTTAACTGTGATGAAACctctcccgtgtgccaagcatgtagaactacagtggccgacgtgaatatatgaaaacacaaatggccctatctagagccagtgtttgctttggacgttctgggccactgtagaaacaaaatGGCGGACAGCATGAGAGAGGACCCACTTTGTATGTAGataaaacagctcattctgaggtaacaaaaacacaatgattcttattttcagccgGTTATAAACTACTGGaaacatatttattcattttattgtatATAATTTCTGCAAATAAGCTCCTAAATtgtacatactggacctttaataccTCACAAATTGAAATTTAAGACTATTCAATTACTTTAAGAGCTAATATTTACAAAGACAttgtaagactttttaaagacctgcagacaccctggtCGAATGATGCGAGGCCATAATCGACAGACAAGGTGAGTCAAGATTTAGGGAGGTTTACCATCATGACTAAACAGTTAGTTATTTATCtgcaatattatataatattataatattatttggGATGTACAGGACTTGATATGTTTGGTGGTCCTGTGCGTTTCAATTGACAGATGGTTTAGTACTTAATGGATCTTTTTATGATTGATGAAATTTATATTGAGTCACACGTTTCTCTGCCGTGTAAAAATCCTTGCAGTACCTTAGTCATTTTGACCATGCGCTCCATGTAGTCCTGATACAAAGAGTGTCTCTGCACCTGACGCTGTAGCTCCTGCTTCCTCTCCATCACTTCAACATACTCCACCTCAAGCCTCTCTATATTAGCTTCAAGTTGAAGCAACTCTTCACTCTCCTCCTCAGCAGCTGGATACACTAATTTCTCCTGCAGGGAGGGCGATAGGGATTCAGTGAGGTTTAGTGAAATTGAAATCAAATAAGTAGCTACAGTGAGTCTAGCACAGGAGTGGTGAGTGAAATGGTCCTCTACTGTACCTTGAGAAACTTATCATAGGTTTTGTGTAACTCCTTCGCTTTCTTAAACTCCCCCTGCAACTCATCTGTGTTCTGTTCCAAGATCGCCAACCTCTACATGAAAAGACACAGCAGGCAAAAATTACTGAGGAATATTTATGTAGCATGGTCAATCGAGACAGTGAGCATTAAGACAGATaataaaatggtaaatggattGCATTGCTTTTACAGTACATGTCACTTTCACCcattcacatacacattcatacacaggtggccacacacactcacagcactGTGGGGTTTAGTATCTTGCCCAAAGATATTTCAGCATGCGGACTGAGGAGCCAGGGATTGTACCGCCAATTTTTTGATTACCAGATGatctgctctacctcctgagccacagatGTTGCCGGTGGGGTAGGGAAGATGGGGATTGGTAGGCACACTTTTCACTCTCTGCTATACTTCTCTGGTTAGAACCAGTAGTAATTGAAAGGTTAAGGTCTCagctataaataaatatgttttaatgtacTACGATTTCTAAAATTAGGAGATTTGTGATTAAAGTCATGCTGTGCATCTGTGCCAACCTGCCCCATCCTGGGGTTGGATGGCACATGTTAAGCAAACAGTAGAAACAATTTCAACATTTAATTCAATCAACAacaagaaaatgtacatttaatTGAATACCTACACATTTCAGATCCAGATTCATACTTTAATGTCCTCTATGGAGAAAATTTGTTCTCACagtcataaaaataaacactcagAGCAGGTAACCGACCGgacaagacagacaaacagacaagaacatcacaataaacacacagcacacGTCTGTTACAATATGCCACAGCTATATAAAACAGTAATGGCAATGGGCACTAAACTCCTTCCAAAGCGGGCTTTCTTGCAGAGTGGCTGTCTGTATCTGTGCCCCGAGGGGAGGAGGATGAAGCATGGGTTGAGGGGGTGGCAGGGGTTGTGTGCTATGGTCAGTGCTCTGATGGTAGTGGCACTGTTAGTGAGGGCTGGCAGGTTTGGGGTGGGGAGGCCAATTTTAAAATCTTGGTGATTTTCAGGAGCTTGTTTCCGTTGGTGAGAGTAAGTATGGTGAAATACACAGCACAGGAGGATGAGTTCAATGATACTACGATAGAGAAGGAGCATGAGGTAGGGTTTGACTGAAAGAGCATGGCAGAGAGTCTTTGCTGGCAGCGTTTATGTATATCTGTGGTGTGGTGATTAAAGCTCTGTCTATTGTCCAGGATGATGCCAAGGTACTTAAAGCTCTGCACTGCCTCCAACAACATTTTTAAGCAATTCATCATCAGGAATGTCTTATTACTTTTGCCATTtaccaataaaaataataataattaaccaaaattataaatgttgtttttaaactttCAAAGTAGTCTCTAAAAATACAGTTATGGTTGCAACTGTGAGACAAATTTCTGAAATTGTACAGGCAAATCAGGTTTTCCATTGGATCTTATTATTTCAGACAAATAAAGATGACTGCAgtgagagaggaaaaggagcATTTTAAGATCTTAAATTTGGATCAGGCTAAGACAAGAGGAAGGCTATTCTCAGGAGCTGAATGGTTAAAATCCCATATGAGCTCAGATATGTCTAGGAGAAATTGGCTGGACTCTgaagagattttattttgaattttccttTCCTCTGGGACAGACcactttctttttactttcGATACCATAAAACTGATGAGTCAACCTCACCAAAAAGTTGAGTGACTTTCAGATGTTTTGACAGgtcaagaaaacaaacattttgataaTACATTTTTTCTGAACCCTTAAAATGATGAGGAAAAAAGCTGTGCGCCAACTGTAGCTAACCAACCCTGATCTCCTCAAAGCTGCTAGACATGTGATGGCTAACCCTTAGGGACTGTGCGTTAGTTATGTAACAAAAGGAGGGAGGGCATGGAACAAACTGGGGGGGCCAGTACAAAAAATTTTTAAGCATTGGGGAGGAgcttatgattttattttggcGTAGAGGAGGGggatacaaatttaaatggtggtattttgtatttattttactgccaTGCCTTCCAAGGTTTGGACGgacagcatgttttctttaaaaaaatggcccaaattacaccatttatcatagccagaaactatAGGTACAAATTTTTTTTAGGATTCTCACATTTCTGACCTTGGACATATCATGTGCCACAGACCcttccatcagaaaaaaaaatctaaaccaAATATGAGCTTAAAACAGTGATATTTCAACAAAATAACTATGTCTAGTCTCATTggaaatttggccaaaaataaagaGGGaacttcaacttttaactttcaaacatcaaaggtaCGGTGGAGGTAGGAtcatgcattttcattttcagtcacacagagaggcccaagaaaaaatatttgtaacttTGGGGAGGGACAAAAtgattaaacaacaacaacaaaaacgaAGTCACACTCCAGCcacctcctctgataagtaggCCTAAAGaacaaagcaccttaagttaagattttcctttaaataaaacaagttgCACAAAAAATAGGCCCATTTAAGTcctctccttaaggtttccttaattttttcttcttatcttggtcttatactgAAGGACATTCTTAAAGTTCATTAAACCGTTGCACagaagaccttagcaaccaaagtaaGGTAAAAACCTTAAGGTAGGCTACCCCTGAACGCATCTTCACCGCAACATGGCTGAGTGTATGATCTATTCATACCTGTTGGCGCTCCTTGAGCTTTGTCTCCAGCTCTATCTCCTGCCGGCGTTTCCTCAGTAGATCAGTGATGGCAAAGCTATTGTCATGTAACGTTAAAGCTCTTTCTGTCACTGCACCGCCTGCGCCCTCAGCCGACCTCCTGTTCACACACATAGAAGAAAGTTATTAACATTGACTGTTGGGATTGATCCTGGCTGAGCTTCACACGCTCCACCAGCTCAGTATGAACTCACTGTGGGTAAACTCACTGTGAGGACCGCTGCTCACGGCCGCTCCTCCTGCTCATGTTGTCTTTGGAGGTTTTAACGATATCTTCGGGTTTTAAACCGCTCTCCTTCCTCCTCGTGCTGTCGGTGATTAGTTTTCAAACTTTCTACCAGCGCTACCCTCCAGCGTTCCTCCCGGCCGTTTCCATGGTAACACAAACCAGGAACTTTTAAAGGCACAGTCCGTCATTTCAGTGTAAAGAGAAactttcaaaacattttaattttaattttcattctaatgtcaatttcaatttcaatttttatttttattttatctgagCCAAACTCTATGAGAACTGAAACGTTTGGGCCATTATCAGAAAATGAATCAACAACTAgaattctgattttttttttaaattttttttttttacacatataaaactgcacaaagctcagattcttttttttttttaaggaaagaAGCTCAAACGTTAAAAGGACAGATAAAGAATCCGCAGGGCATCCCcttaacaaacaaacacacacaaaaagtatATACTAGACTTATGCACATTTAACCAATTCTTACAGTAAGATAGTAGGCTATGTTTACGACCTGTAACATTAATcttatttttcttatgtttttattagccTATGTtctgaaatattcattttatctattcggtttttgtttttgcttgtttgtttagttttcaGTTCTTGCTTACTAGTCGCTTGTTGGCTTTTTGAAATTGTTTGGTGGGATGTACTATTTACGAACTATTGTTGTACTGTCTaattttcatttgtatttgtatataGCCTAACAAtacaaaaagtaaattaaactaACATGACCTAATTCAGCAGACACTGAGCAGAAAAACTGACCAATCAGTGAACAACTgtccaataaaaacaaagaaatacaacacaattcaggggaaaaaagaatACTTAAACACATATATctaagtgtgtgtttatatagaAAACAAAGATCAAAGCCAcaccaaaactttaaaaacaagatcttcattttaatttaatctaataaACAAATCTCTTACAATAAACCAATCATAACTGAAacgttgattaatcaattagtagGCTACACTGTTGGAAAATTAATTGCCAAGCAACTTTTCGAGTCAGTTCATCAAACATACTGCCCGTGCATGTCTCAAGGCATGAATAAACTAATAACTGTTAGCTAAAGTCCTAACATCATAGCTCCATACTGGATTATATAGCTCATGACCATGGCTCTGGTACACATTTACGTCAAAGGGCTGAGTCAGGATTATATCAAGTGACTAACTACTGCAACAACATGCTAtacattttcatcatgtttttgttcatttttcttaCTTGATACAGCAGCACAATATATGCTCAGGAAACTGAATGCCTCTACTAGTCTGCGTGTAAGCCAACATTAAAATTAGTAAAGCAATTCAaatgtctgactgctgagtagCTCTGCTGTTGACTGGATATTATACATCCTGAATTATCACAGCTTTTTGCTCTGAATGTTTTTTATAGGCTGTTGTTGTAGTGTCCTGTagtattttgtgtgtctgtagaGACAGCTCATCCAGGGTTTTGGAAACAGTCAGTCAGCCTCTCGTAACAAACATGCCTTGATTGTAAGTTCTTAAATGGTTCTGGCTGTAGATAGTCTACATTTTAAGTTGACTTGttttaactgaataaatactgtCTATCAAGCAGTAATATGAGATAACTTACTGTCTGTTCTTCAGTCCcggctcctcctgtctgtctgtatgaaTGAAATGTAATGTAGATAATAGATCATTCAGAACAAAAGGTCCTATACTGCCACCCTGTGGgcataaaagaaaacaacaactggTACACCCTGAATCTGACCTGGAGTAACCTATTTTAGCTGATGAGACCTGTTTTCAGATGAAAGATGAGGAGAGCTGTGCTGAAAATGTgctactaggtagatgggtagtctaccaggaggaagtggagatacTGTCCCATATATTCCAACAGCCATTTTGGCCGTTAGGTGGATATACTGTCAGTAGCCATAAAAAGAGATGGCAAACCACAGTATACCTGCCTATACAGTACCCACCCTACCCCTACTAATAAGATGATAAAGGTGTTCACCCAAAACATGTGCAACAAAGCTCACATTTCACAGAGATGTCAAGACCTTTAAACCACTTAACATTTGTGTGGATgttcattaataaaaaaatgttttatcatcTGCTGCCATTTCAACATTTAGTTTTGTTCTGTTGCAGTATccaaatatttaataaaatactttatttaaaaaaaaacaaaaaacgcaCAAATGATAAAACATACTGAATATGGAGTATAATGGTATTTGCACAACAGGCtccttttattttaacaaataaaacatctaAGAACATTTATACTCAACAGACAGTGAAACCAGTCAGTGGTTTATTTAGTCTTTTTGCCTTTGCCTTTTTTGGCCATCTTGCTTTTGCCCTTGTTCTTTAAGGCTTTTCGAGTACTGTAGCCTCTCCACCAGGCTTGGGCCAAAACAGCAGCTTTGGTCTTGAGCTCCagctccaccatctcctccctcctcttctcctctgccaGACGACGCTTCTCCTGGATCTGGTTGTGCTCCACTTCTAGGACAGAGAAGGGTTTCTCCAGctccctcagctcctccatctcccTTTCCTGGTCCATTTCATTTGACTCCAGGTTGGCCTGAGACAGGTGATGGTGGCAGTAATGGTGTTGAGGGGTGAAAGgatggagaagagagagagacagagacggtAGTGGATAGTTAAAAGTAGTGAAGACAAATACGAAATAACTGGCAACTACTTTGATAACTGATTCATCATTACAGTtgtttaattaaacaaaaatggcaaATTTTCTTGTTTCAGCTATTACTGTGACTTTATAATGTAatcttttttactttaaaatcgtattaattacttttactaATTTTACTAATactttttggcactttgtgtttgtctgagttTGTACCTGGACTTCTTGTATTTTACTGTCAAAAGTCTGGAGCAAGTATTCAATTTCTGTCACCACCTTTTCAATTTCCTGCCAAgggaaaaaacagcaacagtgatatgggttttaatgaaaattaaatgtgttgGTACATTTACTGTGAAATGTTAGATACATTAAACTTACCTCTTGGATTACTCTCTCTGCCTGCCCGTCTTCAAGGGTCAAACTGTTGAGCTGACTGTTCAGTTGATCGATCTCCTGTTGTATACTGGCGTGCTTCATCTTCGCTGACTTGATATGTGCCTGGCACTGCTTGTCAGCAAGAAGTGATATATCCGCTTCTTGTCTGTTATTCTCTCTCAGAGCACTCTGCAATTTTTCGATTTCAACATTTGTCTGAGAAATCTGGgatacaaacagaaaaaaaggagaggtgAGATATATTGGCTTAAATTTCAAatccttgtttttttctggctgTTCCTAATCATAAGGGAAACTGGACTCTTGTAAGTGAGGGTCTCTTTTTCAACATCCTATTTAGTGCCTCACCTCTGCATCTATTTTCTTTATGGCTGCAGTGCCTTCTTCTTCCAGTAAAATCACGTGTGCCAGATCCTGGGCAGGGAATGAAGACACCTGCTCGTGGGAAATCAGCTGTAGCACCTCCTTTTGCGGACTGGTCAGCAACTTTTCCACCACATGGCTGTGAAACCTCTCAAGCCCTCTAATTACTATGACCTCACTCTCCCCTACTTCCACACTTGGCTCTGACCTCAGGCCAGAAATTGCATCTGGATAGTCTCGGAAAAGCCTGAGCAGATCCCTGACAGAGTTCTTGATGTCCCTCTGAAGCTGAGCTTTTAATCTCACCCTTGCTTCCCCAACTCCCTCTCCCTGTTCCCCATCTGACTCCTGCTTGAGACCTACTAGTGTCTCCAGTCTTTCACTTAATATTCGGTGCTTTTCAAGCGCCCTAGTCAGCTCCTTATCCATAACACTGGACGTACTGTTTAGAAGGACAGCAGGCAGAGTGGCTGCAATCTCAGCTTGTCTGATGCAGTTTTCCAATATGTTTGAGATGCGTTGAGCCTCAGGAGAGAGCAGCTTCTTCAGTGACAGCTCATGGTTCTGTAGAGTGTCTTTTGATTGAGTCTTTGCCAGCAGTGTTGCTCCCTTTGTAGACATACTGACACTGGATGGTAAGAACACAATTGCCATAACAGAAAATTAGTGCTGTCAAATGTTTACTTGAACATACAGTGTTTCTCTTACAATATCCTCATACTTTACTCGGTTTCCAGTATGCCTTGTAGTTTAGTTTCATACAAATGCTTCCAGGCGCCTTTTCATGAACCACTATAGCCTGAAAAAGTAAAACTATGTAAtacaggctaatgttagcctcaGGTCATTGGTCCATAGCATTAGCATTTCACAACTCTGGTAACTATACATTGGCACATTAACTACATTGGTCATTAGTTAGTTAACTATCCATGACAGTGTCAGCAGTCAACGCTAGGTTATGTAATGTTAATTAAGTGAGCATTAGCAGTTCGCATGTGTTAAATTAGCTAGACAACATAAGTCATTACACTAAGTtgcttagtttttttttattcttacaGTTTATTAAATTGGTTTCTAGATTTTTTTAGGAGGATGGCAGTAGATCTACTTACTTTAGCTTGTATTGGTTTAGGTGTAGGCATAAGttatatttttatacttttaagTTAGCGTATCGACTCGTGGGTTGTCAAGCAGAAGATAGTGTTTTCGTTCTTTGACTCCGTTGCTAAGAGACCACCACAGCGGGCgacagtgtcttttttttttttttttttttaaactttattttcaacaaTTGAACATTACAAATTCTCGTAGGAATATTGAACTTATTCCCAAACAATAAACGCACAAaaaagagataaataaataaaaacggCAAGGGTACATTTACAATAAttaaaaattagaaaattatttaattaaaattataaataaaacaatcatACATGTACTGGTGAAAATAAACGTATTATAAGACCCCTTCAGCAATTCACACACTAAACCAATATGACAGCAGAGCCAACCCAGTGAATAAACACTCTACAAACCTTCCATCTTGGTCAAAATACCAGAAACTGTGGCATAGTTTGACAGACTTTTTGCATTCTTGTATAAATTGATATttgtgaagaagaaaaaaaaatctttattttatttctaaaccAAGTTAGTGATGGTTTCTAATTTTTCCATGtacatgaataaatgtaatttttaccCATGATTATGATGATGTTGAACAGTTGATGagattatttttgtaaataagaCTTTGGTATGCGTCAAACGGTGTGAT from Epinephelus moara isolate mb chromosome 8, YSFRI_EMoa_1.0, whole genome shotgun sequence includes these protein-coding regions:
- the iqcd gene encoding dynein regulatory complex protein 10 isoform X1, yielding MQLTVNNIQWLQTAHTHICVSMSTKGATLLAKTQSKDTLQNHELSLKKLLSPEAQRISNILENCIRQAEIAATLPAVLLNSTSSVMDKELTRALEKHRILSERLETLVGLKQESDGEQGEGVGEARVRLKAQLQRDIKNSVRDLLRLFRDYPDAISGLRSEPSVEVGESEVIVIRGLERFHSHVVEKLLTSPQKEVLQLISHEQVSSFPAQDLAHVILLEEEGTAAIKKIDAEISQTNVEIEKLQSALRENNRQEADISLLADKQCQAHIKSAKMKHASIQQEIDQLNSQLNSLTLEDGQAERVIQEEIEKVVTEIEYLLQTFDSKIQEVQANLESNEMDQEREMEELRELEKPFSVLEVEHNQIQEKRRLAEEKRREEMVELELKTKAAVLAQAWWRGYSTRKALKNKGKSKMAKKGKGKKTK
- the iqcd gene encoding dynein regulatory complex protein 10 isoform X2; translation: MSTKGATLLAKTQSKDTLQNHELSLKKLLSPEAQRISNILENCIRQAEIAATLPAVLLNSTSSVMDKELTRALEKHRILSERLETLVGLKQESDGEQGEGVGEARVRLKAQLQRDIKNSVRDLLRLFRDYPDAISGLRSEPSVEVGESEVIVIRGLERFHSHVVEKLLTSPQKEVLQLISHEQVSSFPAQDLAHVILLEEEGTAAIKKIDAEISQTNVEIEKLQSALRENNRQEADISLLADKQCQAHIKSAKMKHASIQQEIDQLNSQLNSLTLEDGQAERVIQEEIEKVVTEIEYLLQTFDSKIQEVQANLESNEMDQEREMEELRELEKPFSVLEVEHNQIQEKRRLAEEKRREEMVELELKTKAAVLAQAWWRGYSTRKALKNKGKSKMAKKGKGKKTK